Genomic DNA from Phyllostomus discolor isolate MPI-MPIP mPhyDis1 chromosome 12, mPhyDis1.pri.v3, whole genome shotgun sequence:
tggttgctctcacatgccccctactggggcccttgcctgcaacccagacatgtaccctgactgggaatcgaactggcaaccctttggtttgcagcccacactcaatccacggagccacaccagccagggctgcttggtTACTATGACTAAGATTACTCTTTCTGAACTTTGGTTTCTGaggcgtgcgtgtgtgtgtgtgtgtgtgtgtgtgcatacatggtGTGTCAGATCATGATGGGAAATTTCTCACTGCGGGGTGAAACAGAGAGTGAAGGGAACTGGACCTGGGAGGGGAGACCTCAGCTCTGTCCTTTGAAGCTTCCCAAGCACTGAATCAGGCGCACCCAGattatccaggataatctcccttaCTTAATGTCAGCTAAGTACAGTgtattaactttctttttaaatcctcacctgaggaaatgtttactgattttagagagagaggaaaggagagagacagagagggagagagaaacatccgttgGTTGACTCCCGTATGCCCCCCAacagggcacctggcccgcaacctaggtgtgagccctgactgggaattgaatccacaactttttggtgcacgggacaatgctccaaccgtctgagccactcggccagggcaACCGAGTATTTATGACTTTCATTGCATCCGCCAAATACCTGTATGGCAACACTGGGGTCAGTGTTTGAGTAGCTGGGGACTGTAGCCTTGCCATGTTGACACATCAGACGGACCATGGCAACCGCAGACGCGATCAGGGATTAAACCATGGAGCGTGTGTAATGGCGGTTAGGTGTTAAGGTGGAGAGAAAGGTGGAGCAGGTAAGAGGGGTCAGGACTGTGAGAatgggaagggctgggagagaAGGCGACATTTGACTGAAGAGGAACCGCAGGAGGCGAAGGAGCAAGCCTTGTGGGAATCTGGGGCGAGAGTGATTgatcccagtagggggcagggtGCGTGCAAAGGTTCTGAGGCAGGTGTATCTTGAAGCAttctggggacagagagaagagagttGGAGGAGAGGTCAGGGAGAGGCTGTGGTAAGGACATTGGCCTTTACTCTGAGCGAGGCAGGGACCACAGGAGGGCTGTGTGCCGAGGAGGGACACGAGCTGACCGTGTTTTAATGGGACCACTTTGGTCAGGGTTGGAATGGATACTTTatgggggtgtccaacccacggccctGCGGGCAGCATGGGGCCCAGAATggttatgaatgtggcccaacacaaaatcgtaaatttacttaaaaccttttttttgctcatcagtttttgttagtgtttgtgtattgaatgtgtggcccgaggcagctcttcttcttccagtgtggcccaggggcgccaaaaggttggacacccctgtgagagGTCAAGAGCAGAAACAGGGAGCCCAGTGAGGAGGTGACTGCATAGTTCTGGCGAGAGTGGGTGGCGGGGAGCACCCGGAGTGGGGCGGTCAGGGTCTGGGTGTATTCGGAGGGTAGAGCCGGCAGGATTTCCTGATGAGTGTGTGATTTCCCTTTTGGACACGATGAGACATCCCAGCAGGTATTTCTTAGGCAGTTGTATGTGATGAGAGTGGAGTCTGGGAGAAAGGTTTGCATTTGGCAGAATGCCTGCaagagaagggaggcagggagggaggaaggagaagaaagaaagggaggagggagagaaagaagggaggagacaAAAGGGACAGATTGAAAGACACATAAAGAGAGAAAcaaccccagctggtgtggctcagtggattgagcaccagcctgtgaaccaaagggtcactagtttgattcccagtcagggtatgtgcctgggttgtgggccagatcctcagtagggagcatgcaagaggcaaccacactgatgtttctctctctctcttcttcctttccctctctctaaaaataaataaataaataagtgcttttttaaaaaagaaacagaaagctgaaCCTAAAAGTGATCTTTCAACATGCTCaatacagattaaaaacaaagagactTCAGTCGATGGAGGTACCTTTTCCCTTCAATTGTGTAAAATTCTCCGGAACGGCCCAGGTTCTGCTCAACATTGGAAATCGGCTTTAACCTATAGTCTCAACACACCAGGACCCTTGAACCCGGGCAGGTGCACAAATTCAGTTTCTGAGACCCACGAGACGGCAGGCACTGAGACCACAGAGGGAGGTGCGGTTCAAGAATTCAGGGAGCAGTGCTTGCTCTGTGGGGTTCTAGGGCCATCTTTAATGGATCTAGTTTTTCTTCCCCGGTTCTAAGAGGGTGCAGAactgcccctccccttcctgctccccaagTGGcgctgcagggaggtgggagggggtcagTCTGAAGCACTTGCTTTCTCTGCGTATCGACCAGCCTCTGTCcccctctgttctgttctagaACGCACAGAGTGGGCTCACCGGGCGCCTGATCAGACGTCCGTGGTTTCCCTCCAGGCCTGCTCCGCCGCTAGTAGgcctgcctggagcccagggggCTGCCTGCGGCTCTCCCTCTTCCAGTTCCCTCTTCTCTGGTTCCTGGGAGGGAcccgcagggggtgggggaggtgctggaGTTCGAGTAGCCCTCCCGCAACCTGTCTCAACAGCTCACACCCGCACAGCTGCACAGCCGCATGGACAAACCTCTTCCCTGGGCTGCCTGGCTTCGGCCTTCTCATTCCGCTGCAGATCTGACTCCAGCCCAGATGGCCCCTCAGCCCAGACTCCGCTGGCGCCAGCAACCTCCCCGATGCCCAGCGCATTCATTCCGAGGGCTGCTGTAACAACAGCACAAACTggtggcttagaacaacagaaaCACTGCCCCTGGCCGAGtggggtcagttggttggagcgtcgtcccccttacaccaaaaggttgcgggttcgatccctggccagggcctgtaagaaggcaaccaattgatgtttctttctctctccacctctctctaaaatcaataaacatgaggTGAggatccttaaaaaaagaaaaaaacagaactgcatTCTCTCACACGTTCTCTTCTGGAGGCAGAAATCCGAGTGTAGATCCGGGTGTAGGCGGTGCTGCACTCCTTCGGAAGTCTCTCGGGGAGgacccttcctgcctcttccagctttcGCCACCCGGGGCCTCCCATGGtttgtggccacatcactccaatctcaGCCTTAACTAATAATTTATAACTAATGCCATCGCCACATGAGGCCATGCTCTGAAAGCTCTGAGGGAGAGGACCTCGACATATCTTTGCGAGGAGGACAGCATTCAACCTATAATACCCAGAAAGCACCTTACACTCACCATATCCTAATTGACCCcatgtccccaactgggacctCGGCCACACACCTGGTTGTTGCCTaggctcctcccttcccttggGTGTCCAGGGGAGCTGTGGCTCCGTGAGAGTCTGGGCTGAGTGGGGGCTAGGTGGAGTCAAGAGAAGGTTACAGGGACAGAGCGGGTGGCAGAGGTGTATGGAGCAGGGCAGGTGCGAGATCAGGGTCAGGGTGCATGATGGCCTCAGCCCCTGTAGCATCCTCAGCTCCTGCCTGCCACTCTGCCACTTAACTACCTGTTAAACAAATggcttaattcatttaaaaagaaaaacaaaccccaaaccctGTAACTACGAATTGTTTGTCTCTAGCCCTCTCCTCCGAACCCCGGACCCGGGTGTCCAGCAGCCTCCCAGTCCTCACCTCGTGTCCCCAGGCGCTTCCTGGCATCTCCTACTGTCGCTTCTCCAGGTCTCGAGCGCACCCCTCCGCCTGTCCTCACTCCTGCAAGCAGCGAGGAGGCTGGTTGCTGTCCCTAACTGCCGCCCACACTTTGGTCCCTTTATTAAACTACCGAGCTCCCCTCTGTCACCCCGTTTGAGAGGCTGTCATCTTCCTGCCTGATGCAGGGCCCAGCCACCCACTTCCTCCagggcaccccctcccccgcccccgtgcGGGGGGGCTCCCCACCACCGCTGTGCACCGAAGTTCCGGGGGTTAGGGCGTccctttttttctattgcttgGCTTAACTTGGGGGTCTCTGTCATCGGCAGAGGTGCGTTTTCGGAAAAAGACCTGTGAGCAGAGTCCTAACTGGGTTTTTGGTTCACAGTTTAGTGTAAGTGCGAGGGGGAAGTCCGGGGTGGGTTTCCGAGGCTGAGAGTGCGCAGTAAGCGTCCCAAGCTCACCACTGATCCGCACCGTTCTCGCTGGCCACCCCACTGGCTTCTGCGGTCTTACCTCTCGCTCAGCTGCCCTCTTGTTCTGCAAACTCAGCAGCTTCagttctgcctcagggcctttgcacgtgctgtcctctctgcctggaatgcccttcccccACGTACTCTCCGCTTCCCTCATTCCACTGGGAccctgctcaaatgtcacctccacaGAGAGCCCTCCCCTGACCACCGTGTATGTGACAGCCTCCCCTCCACTCTCCACCCCTGTAcctgccttcttttctttcctaacaCTTAGTGCCCCCTCCCAAGATaaggtatttattattattgttattattttttttagagagagaggggaagagagagagagaaacatcaattggttgcctcccctatgcatccccactggggaccacACCCACactccaggtgtgtgtgtgccccaTACCTccaccaggaatcgaacccatgacctcctcctccacctgtgGTTTCCTTGGTTTGTGGGATGCCACGCAACCAAGgaaaccacactggccagggttgcTAGGTACTCACTGATTGTTAgcactcccccttccccactaGAAGGTCCCCACTAGAAGGTGTTGCCCATTTTGCTTACTGCTGGGTGCGCCAATGTCCAGGCTGGTGCCCGTCACgaagcaggtgctcagtaaatatttgtggaacagTGGACTGAAGGAAGCCCTGGTGTTATATGCTACATTTTGTGCAATTATGCGTTTCCTTTGGGTGGAGTCCATGCTTTTTATCACCTCCCCAACAGGGTTTTAAGAACGACCGAAGTTGGTCCCGGACCACCTGGGGCCTAGCAGGGTGGGAGACTGACCCCCTGGAAGGAGCCAGAAGAACAGGGGGGAGCCCTCTGGGGGGCAGGTGGACGCTGAGACTGGAGGACCACTCCACGGGGGACCTGTGTCGGGGGTTGtatgacgggggtgggggggcacatcCTGAGAGGAACCCAGGGtccctcctcctccgcctcccaCTTCCCACGTGTTGGGGTAAATGAGAgtcctcccccccacacacaccccccgcggccctgcccccagcaaggGCTGGGTTGAGGGCGGTTGGGCATGGGGAGAACACACAAACAGACATAGCGATTCAAAGATAACCAGAAAAGTTCTTTATTTACCAGAGAGACGTGGGACCCAGCCCTGAGCCAAAAACAACCGAAAATCTGACTGGGGCTCTTTTTCGccccttaaaaaaaataaaagctaggcAGCTGCCCTTCTCATCCGGGCACCGAAACCCTTTTCCGGTCGGGGTTTTGTTGACTTCACTGTTGGAGGATGAAAAACACAGAAACGGGAGCAAAAGACGACCTTTCGGCAAACTTGGGTGGGGCGGGCGGGAGGTGGCGGAGAGCGGCCCTCTTGCTGCGCGAGAGGACCCTCCGGTGATCTGCGGCTGGGGGCCCGGAGCGCGGTAGAACGAACGAACAGGGAACACAACCGGGGGAGCTGGAGGGTGTCCGCTCGCTTGCAGGCTCTCAACCCTGCGGAGGCAGGGCGCCCAGCAGGGTGTTCGCTCCCTCCCACAGCTCCTGCCGGAAGGGAAGGAGGCACCCGAGTGGCTCACGGTGAAACCGTGGCCCGCAGGTTGCTGAAGAAGGTGGGCAAGGCTGGTCTTATGTCAGTCCCATTCGAAGTTTTGCGCTGGAGGGCCAAGCCAGCTTGCTCACTCTTGGCCCGTTCCCGGGCTGTCCTGGGAGAGCACGGCAGACTCCTGTGGGCCCCAGGCTCCAAGAATTCCGCAAGGAAGGAGCCCAGGGGCAGTGAAGTCCAAGGGCTGGTGTCCCCAGCAGGCCCCAGGAAGGACCAAAGATCCATGAACTGTGGTTCAGGAGCCACAGGGCTGGGTGGCCCGAGGGGCAGGCTTCCTGCACCACCAAGAATCCACAGATGCTTGCAGAGCACGGAAGGCTGAGAGgtcccaggggctgggctggtCTGGCTCCCCCACAGCCACCACTGTTTCAGGGTCCATCAGAGCTGGAGTTCTGGGGACCAGAAGTTCCAAAGAGCCGGGTGAGTCAGGGAGGGCCTGGGAACTTAGGGATTGAACCAGGAGGGTTAGGGTGCAGGGAGGCACCTCAGGGTCCTCAGCGCTTGACCTTGCGGCCAGCCGAGTTCCGCCCACTGCGGCGGTAGAGAGACTGGTGGCCACCGTTGAGCGGGCAGTACTTGAGCGTGTGGGCCTGGCCCCCGGTGGCCCCGCACAGGGGACACACGTAGTGCCGCAGGATGGGGCACACCACCACGCCCTCCGGGGTCTTCAGCTGGTGCGAGGAGTAGACGTGGCGGGACTCTCCATTGTGCTTGCAGAAGTTGCACAAGGGGCCCGGGCCCCCGCTGGCCCCCAACTCTCCCAGCCCGGGGTCCTGCCCCAGCTGGGGCTCGGGTCTCGACTCCCTGATACCTTGGGTCTCTGGCCTTTGCCCCCGACTCTGGATCAGTGCCAACACCACCTGGCTCAGGTTGAAGTAGTCCTTCCACATGTCGAAGGGTGGCAGCTGCATGGCACCCAGGCAGGGATGGTGCTGGGCTGCAGAGAtgccggggctgggggccagcgGCAGGAGCAGCTGGTAGTTTTCTGGAGCAGAAACTGCACCCCTTTTATACTCCCCTAAAGACCCTTCTAAGCAAAGGTGGAGCTTAGGATTTAAAgggcccactccccacccacgaGTCCCATCCAACTTCTGTTGCTCACCAAGGTTGGGAATGAGGCCGTTCCCTGTGTCTCTAGCCTTGCTCAGCCTCCAAGCTGCTCTGTGACTCTGGAAAGGCCCATcctttccctgggcctcagttcctctATCCAGTCAATAAAGCAaatgtccctttcccttctcctcccttatTCCAAGGTGGGGTCCTGCTCCCTCCATACACTCCAGAGCCattcttaataataataacagcccCTGACTGTAGCCCGACACTATGTTGCACAGTTACCTACAGGATCTGATTTAACCCTCACAAAAACTCCATGTGGGGGACGTAGTTATGATCCCATCTTGTGGACAAACATTTCAAACTGAGAGAGGGAAATTTGTTGGCCCGGCCCAGAGACTCAGCCAGAGATGGGGCTCTAACCCAGGTTTATGGAACTCCGAAGAGTGTTCCCCTTCCTTTCCTAAATTAAAAcctaatggccctggctgggcggctcagctggttagagcatcatcctgagatgctaaggttgctggttcgatccccagtcacgGATCAAATCAACCAttcaatgcataaataaggggaacaatgAGTtgatatatttctctctctctcccttccattctctctaaaaaaatcaataaattaaaaagaattaaaaaccaaTTTCTTATGCCCAGAACTAGGAGCCacttattcaacaagtatttattgagggcATACCACAGTGTTCAGTGCTTTATAAACATGATCCATAAACGTGACTGGAACCGCATAACCACTCAAGGAGGCAGGCACAATCATTTCCAATTTACAGAGAAGGCTCTGAGCCTCAGAGAAGTGCCGGCATGTACTCAAGGTCACACGGGAGAGACAGGAAAGAGCTGGGACTTG
This window encodes:
- the NANOS2 gene encoding nanos homolog 2, whose product is MQLPPFDMWKDYFNLSQVVLALIQSRGQRPETQGIRESRPEPQLGQDPGLGELGASGGPGPLCNFCKHNGESRHVYSSHQLKTPEGVVVCPILRHYVCPLCGATGGQAHTLKYCPLNGGHQSLYRRSGRNSAGRKVKR